In Lolium perenne isolate Kyuss_39 chromosome 5, Kyuss_2.0, whole genome shotgun sequence, the sequence GCCCAAGCATTGGATTGCTTTTCTCTTTTTGTTGCTAGGGTTCTTTTTGCAAATTTCGTGGCCTGTACTTAAAATACTAGTTTTTCCAGGGCAGTAGAAGCAAAAGGGCAACGATGTAATTTATGTACCCACCGCGAATCTTCCAGGCCTTTCGAGGCCATCTTTGTTCAAAAACACAGTAGatatagggtgtgtttggtaggttgCAGGTCAAAATAGGCTGATTGGTTGCCTAGACTCCCTTCACGTTGTGTCTAGCATGGTTCTTAAAGCAGGTATGGGCCTGGCCAGATAGCTAGTGATCAATCGGCCATTTCCTTGGAGCTGTTCCATTGTTGCGCCTCGGTTGCATGTGTGGGAAAGGAGAGAGCGATTCCATGTCTCTTGGGAACACGTGCCCTAAGTCAATCGCCTTGTTGCATACAGTTATTCCTCTCAGTCTAGGGATGGCACCCGCATGGTATGGGTATAGGTAGAGCCATCCCATACCCGTTCTCGTTACCTTTAATTTTACCCGTCACCCGTCACATGTACCCATACCCATCAACGGGTACAAGTTTTTCTCATACTCGTCACCCGTACTCATACCCATCAACGGGTACATTTACGAtgccgtggaggtgatgatgccgTGGAGGCAGTGGTGTTCCCGTGTCAGGGTTCTAGGGTGCTCGGCATGTGCAAAATAGAGTGGTCGTCTCGCGCCAGAGCACATAAGCTAGAGGGCAGGCAATGCCGACGCTGGAGTAGCATATGCTAGGGATGGATGCAATGCCAAACGAAAGGGGGGAGGAGGGTTGTAGGCTATGTCATACTAGAACAGGAGGACGACTATGAAACTGACAACGATGCATAGTGGAAGATGGACCGAAGGTGGCTACATGAAACCGTGGACCAGGAGGGAACTAAGGCGTTGTGTCGCAGCCGATGGATGGGGTGGCGCATGTGGGCATGAAATTGAGACACACGTGGAAATAAGCCAAAAcatggaaaaagaaaaaaaaagaaaaaacaatgcCCAAATGTCAAATGGGGGTGGGTGTCATAATCAGTTTTAAAGGATAAAGTTTTATCGAGGAGAAGAGTACCTCAGAAAGTAAATTTTATTTAAATTAGGAAACTAAGTGTCTAGTACTCCGTATATCATAAACTGATTTTTTTCGAACAAACAAGCATTTTTTTCGAACAAACAAGCAGTATTTTTTTTTGTAGAAGTTTGTAGGTACTATCTTTGTCTATAAGAGGGTGTCATTTTTTTCTTCTAAATCTAAATGTATTAAAATACTTTTTAGTATATAGATACATTAGTCAAATGTGTGAGAAGCTCCTTTTGTGCGGAGGAGGGACTAGTATAGTGGTTCGAATGGAAATTTCCCTAATACATCCCATTTCGGGAAGAGCCCATATGAAATTAAATTATTACCACTGCACCCTCGTAAACTCGTATGCAGTCGAGAGAGCCACGAAGCCATCGTACAGACCGCATCGAACTCCTCCTTTccgcccgcccgccgccgccgccgccgcagccattCATGGCGGGGCGCCGCCGGGGAGGATTCGAACATTAACCCATGCTATTCTCCACACCTCCCTGCAAATCCCAAGCTcctgcagccgccgccgccatcgtagcaGCTATCTCCAGCCGCCgcatctcctcctcctcgtcgccggcgCTGATTCCCCCGCCGCATCACGAGGACAACCCATTCTCCCCACTCCTCACCTCCGATCCCCCACCACCGGATCCGCTCCGCCGGGTTCTTGCCACGGGCGACGTCCACGCCGCGCTCCGCGGCCTCCCGGTCCTCGCGCGCCAGCTATTCCGGTGGGCGGAGGGCACCCCGCACGGCTTCCCCCGCTCCGCGTCCGCATTCGCCGCCGTCCTCATCCCGCTCGCCGAGGCCCGCCACAACAGCGCCACCTACCCCGTCTCCCTCCGCGCCCTCCACGCCGGCCTGCTCCTGCCCCTCATCTCCCTCCTCCTCACGTATCCCCTGTCCCGTTCCTCCTATCACCTCCTAAACCTCCTCTTACGCATGTCCACCAAGTTCCCAGCCGAATGCGAGGCGCACGGCTCCGTGCCCACCACCTGTTCGACCCAATGCCTTTCGGTCTTCCAAGAGATGGCCCGTCATGGCGTAGCCCCTTACGTCAAGGAGTGCAACATCGTGCTCCATGTGCTATGCCGTGCGGCCAGGTGGGATGACATGAGTGCTGTGTATTCTGATATGCTGCAGCTCGGGGTCAAGCCAagcattgtcacatacaatacatTGCTGGATTCTTTCTGCAAGTCGGGGAGGATCGATCAGGCTGTCAGCCTGCTCAGGGACATGGAGGCCCAGGCTGCTGGGTGCTTGCCGGATGATGTCACCTACAATGTGGTCATCAGCGGGTTGGCCAGGAATGGTGAGCTGGACAAGGCGTCTGAGCTGGTTGATAGATTGCGCTTGTCCAAGAAAGCATCAGCCTTCACATATAATCCACTTATCACTGGGTTGTTAGCCAGGGGTTTCGTTGAGAAGGCTAGAGCTTTGCAGCGGGAGATGGAGAATGATGGCGTTCCGCCAACGGTGGTGACATACAATGCATTGATCGATGGGCTGTTTAAAAGAGGGAATGCTGAGGCGGCACTGGTGATATTTGCGGAAATGAGGGCAATGGGGATGCCGCCAGATTTGATTACTTATAATTCCTTAATAAATGGATATTGTAAGGCAGGGAATTTGAGGCAGGCACTTTCGTTGCTTGGTGATTTGAGGCGTGCAGGGTTAGCTCCAACAGTTTTGACATATAATATCCTTATAGATGGTTATTGTAGATTAGGCGATTTAGAGGGGGCTAAGAGAATCAAGGAGAAGATGACAGAGGAGGGCTGCCTGTCCGATGTTTGTACATATACTATTCTTATGAATGGGTCATGCAAGGTCAGGAACCTTGCTATGGTCAGGGTGTTCTTTGATGAAATGCTGAGCAAAGGTTTAC encodes:
- the LOC127299804 gene encoding uncharacterized protein, which translates into the protein MLFSTPPCKSQAPAAAAAIVAAISSRRISSSSSPALIPPPHHEDNPFSPLLTSDPPPPDPLRRVLATGDVHAALRGLPVLARQLFRWAEGTPHGFPRSASAFAAVLIPLAEARHNSATYPVSLRALHAGLLLPLISLLLTYPLSRSSYHLLNLLLRMSTKFPAECEAHGSVPTTCSTQCLSVFQEMARHGVAPYVKECNIVLHVLCRAARWDDMSAVYSDMLQLGVKPSIVTYNTLLDSFCKSGRIDQAVSLLRDMEAQAAGCLPDDVTYNVVISGLARNGELDKASELVDRLRLSKKASAFTYNPLITGLLARGFVEKARALQREMENDGVPPTVVTYNALIDGLFKRGNAEAALVIFAEMRAMGMPPDLITYNSLINGYCKAGNLRQALSLLGDLRRAGLAPTVLTYNILIDGYCRLGDLEGAKRIKEKMTEEGCLSDVCTYTILMNGSCKVRNLAMVRVFFDEMLSKGLQPDAFAYNTRILAELTLGSISGAFQLREEMTLRGIPSDTVTYNILIDGLCKTGSLKDAYALWMKMVSDGLQLDCVTYTCLIHAHCERGRLAEANSIFYGMVASGLTPSAVTYTVLIHTYCRRGNLYSAYGWFRKMLEEGVEPNEITYNVLMHALCRMGRTELAYRHFHEMLERGLVPNKCTYTFLIDGNCKEGNWVEAIRLYCEMHQNGIHPDHCTHNALFKGFGEDHMHKAIQYLENVVLGV